A single genomic interval of Leptospira dzoumogneensis harbors:
- a CDS encoding sugar phosphate nucleotidyltransferase, which yields MDAKKEAVAVVLAAGKGTRMKTELPKVAVPLNGKPLLNHVIDHLKEAGINDIVIVVGYKKEEVQALCAGIPGIRFAEQKEQLGTAHAVLSAEEFVKSHKGPILVACGDVPMITGDTFASLVSTHVQNEFSATLLSAKVDIPTGYGRIVRNSSGEVTAIVEEKDADAEQKKINEINTGTYVFSSEILFESLRKIGNSNAQGEYYLPDLVELYKKEGKKLGAVILKNSGESQGVNSPADLENLAAVLNGAVAK from the coding sequence TGAAGACGGAGCTCCCAAAGGTGGCTGTTCCTTTAAATGGAAAGCCGCTCTTAAACCATGTTATTGATCACCTCAAAGAAGCAGGTATCAATGACATAGTCATAGTTGTAGGCTATAAAAAAGAAGAAGTCCAAGCACTTTGCGCTGGGATTCCCGGCATTCGTTTTGCCGAACAAAAAGAGCAATTAGGCACAGCTCACGCAGTATTAAGCGCCGAAGAATTTGTTAAATCCCATAAAGGTCCTATCCTTGTAGCTTGTGGTGATGTCCCAATGATCACAGGGGACACATTCGCTTCTCTCGTTTCCACTCATGTCCAAAATGAATTCTCCGCTACTCTTCTTTCCGCAAAAGTAGATATTCCTACCGGTTACGGAAGGATCGTTCGTAATTCTTCCGGAGAAGTAACCGCTATCGTTGAAGAAAAAGACGCGGATGCGGAACAGAAAAAAATAAACGAGATCAACACCGGAACTTATGTATTCAGTTCCGAAATTCTTTTCGAATCTCTTAGAAAAATAGGAAACAGCAATGCTCAGGGAGAATATTATCTTCCTGATCTAGTAGAGTTGTACAAAAAAGAAGGAAAAAAGTTGGGCGCAGTAATTCTTAAAAACAGCGGAGAAAGCCAAGGTGTGAATTCTCCTGCAGACTTGGAAAACTTAGCGGCAGTTTTAAATGGAGCGGTTGCAAAATGA
- the pth gene encoding aminoacyl-tRNA hydrolase, which produces MKLIVGLGNPGDKYNNNRANIGFKILDVIANNINVEIKTKKKKSLIGRGDFEGEEVVLLKPQTFSDLSGESVLYIASFLKIQVQDILVIHEDLTLPLGKIVVDKGANGNENPGIKSVIQSLRSPNFIRIRIGIGNDEFDGTNLDGFLKEDFQPLENLSLIQIINDAEAAIRSISLGDIEDVIEKYRL; this is translated from the coding sequence ATGAAGCTAATCGTCGGACTGGGTAATCCCGGAGACAAATACAATAATAACCGAGCTAATATCGGCTTCAAAATTTTAGACGTGATCGCCAATAATATCAACGTTGAGATCAAGACTAAAAAGAAAAAGTCTTTGATCGGGCGAGGCGATTTCGAAGGAGAAGAGGTCGTATTATTAAAACCTCAGACCTTCAGCGATCTATCGGGAGAGTCCGTTCTATACATAGCTTCCTTCCTGAAAATTCAGGTACAGGATATTCTTGTAATCCACGAAGATTTAACCTTACCCTTGGGTAAAATTGTAGTGGATAAGGGAGCTAACGGGAACGAAAATCCTGGGATCAAATCAGTGATCCAATCCTTACGCTCTCCAAATTTTATCCGCATCCGTATCGGGATCGGTAACGACGAATTTGACGGCACAAATCTGGACGGATTTTTGAAGGAAGATTTCCAACCTTTAGAAAACTTAAGTTTAATCCAGATCATCAACGACGCGGAAGCCGCAATTCGCTCCATCAGTTTGGGCGATATTGAAGACGTGATCGAAAAATACAGATTGTAA
- a CDS encoding 50S ribosomal protein L25/general stress protein Ctc has product MSHKLAVKKRTETGKNINNRLREAGQVPINIIGGGNAASGSVNEKELEKLVHSGIRQSTLIELEVEGEGIQKVFVKEVQRFPEIDRIRHVDFYKVEPGKKIVTKIGIRTEGTAKGSKMGGQFDHLIHEIRVKTVPEDLLETLVLDVTDLDVGDFIKVSNLKVPASWEILVNGDPIVAAVLKTKALLAQERAEAKEAAGAKPGAKAGAKKGK; this is encoded by the coding sequence ATGAGCCACAAATTAGCTGTTAAAAAAAGAACTGAAACCGGCAAGAACATAAACAATCGTCTTCGCGAAGCTGGACAAGTTCCTATTAACATTATCGGAGGCGGAAATGCCGCATCCGGTTCCGTAAACGAGAAAGAACTTGAAAAACTAGTTCATTCCGGGATCCGTCAATCCACTCTGATCGAGTTGGAAGTAGAGGGAGAAGGGATCCAAAAGGTTTTCGTTAAAGAAGTACAACGTTTTCCTGAGATCGACAGAATTCGCCACGTAGACTTCTACAAAGTCGAGCCTGGTAAGAAGATCGTTACTAAGATCGGAATTCGCACCGAGGGAACTGCAAAAGGTTCTAAGATGGGTGGTCAGTTCGACCATTTGATCCATGAGATCCGTGTGAAAACGGTTCCTGAGGATCTGCTTGAGACTCTGGTCCTAGATGTAACCGATCTAGATGTGGGCGATTTTATCAAAGTTAGTAACTTAAAAGTTCCTGCAAGCTGGGAAATTTTAGTTAACGGAGATCCGATCGTAGCAGCAGTTCTAAAAACCAAAGCTTTACTTGCTCAAGAAAGAGCGGAAGCTAAGGAAGCTGCTGGAGCGAAGCCGGGAGCAAAAGCCGGAGCTAAAAAAGGGAAATAA
- a CDS encoding polyamine aminopropyltransferase, producing MQRALLISVLILSSCGLVYELLAGTVASYLLGETVTQFSLVIGVYLFSMGIGSWLSRYLIEDLIPKFLDVELALGLLGGFSAAILFLSFGQTRIFQIPLFSIVVAVGTLVGMEIPLLLRILKNKLGFRDMVSKVLSLDYAGALLASLAFPIFFAPKLGMVRTSFFFGLLNAGTALWGTFVLPLSEKHKNLLRAKSALVLTLLGLGFAFSEMITYYSEENLFSDEIIYSKQTNFQKIIVTRYKSELRLFLNGHLQFSSRDEYRYHETLAHPALLSHPNPKRVLVLGGGDGLAVREILKHPSVESITLVDLDPEMTRIFSEQPILTEINGSSLKNPKVKVQNADAFLWLEESSSVFDVVLIDFPDPSNFSIGKLYSTAFYRSLRRRLNEFSIVEIQSTSPLFARMSFWCVEATLKESGFNTRALHVYVPSFGEWGFILGSVGNLRGYRKDLPAGLKFLNETELRSISEFPQDMSKVPTEPNRLDNQSLVRYYDQEWNRILD from the coding sequence CTGCAGAGAGCCTTATTAATCTCCGTCTTAATCCTTTCTTCCTGCGGTCTAGTATATGAACTACTAGCAGGCACCGTAGCAAGCTACTTGCTTGGAGAAACAGTTACCCAATTTTCATTAGTCATCGGAGTTTATTTATTCTCCATGGGGATCGGAAGCTGGCTTTCCAGATACCTAATAGAAGATCTAATCCCTAAATTTTTGGATGTGGAACTCGCATTAGGATTATTAGGCGGATTCAGTGCAGCAATCCTGTTCTTAAGTTTTGGACAAACTAGAATTTTCCAAATCCCGCTATTCAGTATCGTAGTAGCCGTCGGGACCCTTGTAGGAATGGAGATACCGCTACTTCTCCGGATCCTAAAAAATAAATTAGGATTTCGTGATATGGTTTCCAAGGTGCTCAGCTTGGATTACGCAGGTGCACTTTTGGCCTCCTTGGCATTTCCGATCTTTTTCGCTCCTAAATTGGGAATGGTGAGAACATCTTTCTTTTTCGGACTATTGAATGCTGGAACTGCTTTATGGGGCACATTCGTTCTTCCATTATCCGAAAAACACAAAAACCTATTGAGAGCAAAATCCGCTTTAGTACTGACTCTATTAGGTCTCGGCTTTGCATTTTCGGAGATGATCACTTATTATAGTGAAGAAAATCTATTTTCAGACGAGATCATATATTCCAAACAAACCAATTTCCAAAAGATCATTGTCACCAGATATAAAAGTGAACTCAGACTTTTTTTGAACGGACATTTACAATTCAGTTCCAGAGACGAGTATAGATACCACGAAACATTGGCACATCCGGCACTTCTCTCCCATCCGAATCCGAAAAGAGTATTGGTTTTAGGAGGAGGAGACGGTCTAGCAGTTAGAGAGATCTTAAAACATCCAAGTGTGGAATCCATCACTTTGGTGGATCTTGATCCTGAGATGACACGCATCTTCTCGGAACAACCCATCCTGACGGAGATCAACGGATCTAGTTTAAAAAATCCTAAAGTAAAAGTACAGAACGCGGACGCATTTTTATGGTTAGAAGAATCAAGTTCCGTATTCGATGTGGTACTGATAGATTTTCCGGATCCAAGTAACTTCTCCATCGGGAAATTATACAGCACCGCATTTTACAGAAGTTTAAGAAGAAGGCTAAACGAATTTTCTATCGTAGAGATACAATCCACTTCTCCTCTATTCGCCAGAATGTCCTTTTGGTGTGTAGAAGCCACTCTCAAGGAATCCGGATTTAATACCAGGGCATTGCATGTATATGTTCCTTCTTTCGGAGAATGGGGATTTATTTTAGGAAGTGTTGGAAACTTAAGAGGATACAGAAAAGATCTTCCTGCAGGATTAAAATTCCTGAATGAAACGGAACTCAGATCTATTTCGGAATTTCCACAAGATATGTCCAAGGTACCTACGGAACCGAATCGATTGGATAACCAAAGCCTTGTACGTTATTACGACCAAGAGTGGAATCGTATCTTAGATTAA
- a CDS encoding DUF4178 domain-containing protein, translated as MSELSCPNCGAPVPIINKASVYAVCSSCKTLSLKKDVNLEKIGTAGELSDDHSIIQLGTQGNYKGIPFRVIGRIQLKFELGFWNEWHLMEGDGSSAWLGEAQGSYYYTKLNVGIPTDKIPSLEGDEDPIVIASGRREKITPGDSFYLGENWTLKEIMKATCIGGEGELPIGFQTGYEAVLLDLASEDGLFGTLDYSESPALLFSGNFSTLEELNLTGLRQEEVAYNQAQIPAKSIECKGCGASLNQFSPDFSKSLACEYCGSVMDTESPDLKIIAKFDQVSRDNVLLPLGTPIKLPDLPESKVIGVLRKSTEVDDETYTWTDYLLRYRGGYAWLNENGDNWTYFEPLQGVPKWAPGLKRIFQKRSYKWFANTDAQTDFALGEFYWKVSAGEKAYMEDFISPPYMISSERTDKEIFWSKGVFIPFDTMKSSVPLDTASKLRKPEIVGVCEPNPFKSRLKRNLWVAAALTAVFFVFQVYGCIKAKNQVVYQGKFRYVQTSVPNTDIGSTNFRDNSFVTDVFELKGSANENVEIQIEAPNLDNKYLYFSAALINEDTDTAYDTSIETSYYHGVDDGESWSEGSKSDSKSLAEIPPGRYYLRLESQSDFPVGWGSEYSVKIVRDVMSPAPFFLFSIFLWLPLIYTFFRSYSFESKRV; from the coding sequence GTGTCCGAACTAAGTTGTCCTAATTGCGGAGCCCCAGTCCCCATCATCAATAAGGCTTCCGTTTATGCGGTTTGCTCCAGCTGCAAAACTCTCTCCCTTAAAAAAGACGTGAATCTGGAAAAGATAGGCACAGCGGGAGAACTCTCTGACGACCATTCCATCATACAACTCGGGACCCAGGGTAATTACAAAGGTATTCCTTTCAGAGTCATAGGAAGGATCCAACTTAAATTCGAATTAGGCTTCTGGAACGAATGGCATCTCATGGAAGGAGACGGAAGTTCCGCCTGGTTGGGAGAAGCACAAGGTTCTTATTATTATACAAAACTAAATGTCGGAATTCCAACAGACAAGATCCCGAGCTTAGAAGGAGACGAAGATCCGATCGTAATCGCATCCGGCAGAAGAGAAAAGATCACTCCGGGAGACAGTTTTTACTTAGGAGAAAACTGGACCCTAAAAGAGATCATGAAAGCTACCTGCATAGGTGGAGAAGGTGAACTCCCCATCGGATTCCAAACAGGATACGAAGCAGTCTTATTGGATCTTGCAAGTGAAGACGGATTGTTCGGAACCTTGGACTATTCCGAATCTCCCGCATTATTATTCTCCGGAAATTTTTCTACATTAGAAGAATTGAATTTAACCGGACTCAGACAAGAAGAAGTAGCATACAACCAAGCACAAATCCCTGCGAAATCGATCGAATGCAAAGGTTGTGGGGCTTCTCTCAATCAATTCAGTCCTGATTTTTCCAAATCCTTGGCTTGCGAATATTGCGGATCCGTAATGGATACTGAAAGCCCGGACTTAAAGATCATCGCTAAATTCGATCAGGTTTCCAGAGATAATGTTCTTCTTCCTTTGGGAACTCCTATCAAGCTGCCGGATCTTCCTGAATCCAAGGTAATCGGAGTATTACGAAAATCCACTGAAGTGGATGATGAGACTTATACTTGGACGGATTATCTTCTCAGATACAGAGGAGGATACGCTTGGTTGAATGAAAATGGGGACAATTGGACCTATTTCGAACCTTTGCAAGGAGTTCCTAAATGGGCTCCCGGACTAAAACGTATCTTCCAGAAAAGATCCTATAAGTGGTTCGCGAACACTGATGCACAAACGGATTTCGCATTGGGCGAATTCTATTGGAAAGTTTCGGCCGGGGAGAAGGCTTACATGGAGGATTTTATTTCTCCTCCTTATATGATCTCTTCCGAAAGAACGGATAAGGAAATTTTCTGGTCCAAGGGAGTATTTATCCCTTTCGATACGATGAAGTCTTCCGTTCCATTGGACACCGCTTCTAAATTAAGAAAACCTGAAATAGTCGGAGTATGCGAACCGAATCCGTTCAAGAGCAGATTAAAACGAAATCTATGGGTGGCCGCGGCACTCACCGCCGTATTTTTCGTGTTCCAAGTTTACGGATGTATCAAGGCTAAAAACCAAGTAGTATACCAAGGAAAATTCAGATACGTCCAAACTTCCGTGCCGAATACGGATATCGGCAGTACTAATTTTAGAGATAATTCTTTCGTAACGGATGTATTCGAACTAAAAGGTTCTGCAAACGAGAATGTGGAGATCCAGATCGAAGCTCCTAACCTGGACAATAAGTATCTATACTTCTCCGCTGCGCTGATCAATGAAGATACGGATACCGCTTACGATACTTCCATAGAGACCAGTTATTATCATGGAGTAGACGATGGAGAATCTTGGTCGGAAGGATCCAAATCCGATTCTAAATCTTTAGCGGAGATCCCTCCAGGAAGATATTATCTTAGATTAGAAAGCCAATCCGACTTTCCTGTGGGCTGGGGCTCCGAATACAGCGTGAAAATAGTAAGAGATGTGATGAGTCCCGCTCCATTCTTCTTATTTTCTATCTTCTTATGGCTCCCTTTGATCTATACTTTTTTTAGAAGTTATTCATTCGAATCCAAAAGAGTTTAA
- the ftsH gene encoding ATP-dependent zinc metalloprotease FtsH, translating into MNNNNKGLRLLILFILVILGLALLVPQIQTALGKPRILPFSQFMNMVEPDASSKPKGKLVKTTDSNFPGCDKLVMEGDMIKGCYEPFEEGAAKAPVRFETRIAPIDKEFLSSLRKTNIDLEVVPSENGHGFGMLSSFLLIAVIGIFVFYFFIMRQVQSTGNKAFSFGKSKAKMTVDPKVKVSFADVAGCEEAKTELVEIIEFLKDPKKFQAMGARIPTGVLLVGPPGTGKTLLARAVAGEAGVPFFSISGSDFVEMFVGVGASRVRDLFEQGKKNSPCIIFIDEIDAVGRLRGAGWGGGHDEREQTLNQMLVEMDGFEKNEGVIVMAATNRADVLDPALLRPGRFDRQVMVDLPDLVGREQILKVHSRKVPLTSDISLNSIARGTPGFTGADLSNLINEAALLAARKNKKRVTQEELEEARDKVMMGPERRSFFISEKEKEVIAYHEAGHAILGTLLAYTEPVHKVTIIPRGRALGLTQSLPTEDKHIHTKAYWLDQIVVCMGGFIAEEFKFKMTSTGSSNDIQQATNIARRMVCDWGMSEKLGTINYGSGHESPFLGRDMGQSNKAYSEEFAAMIDKEIRGIVQTCLDKGRELVRKNSTKFENLAKALLAKETVSHDELMAIVHPAHEETKKKTERSSKKEKAGEIPNKPAYSTGIE; encoded by the coding sequence ATGAATAACAATAATAAAGGTCTTAGATTACTTATACTTTTTATCTTAGTAATCCTAGGATTAGCACTTCTCGTACCGCAGATCCAAACTGCTCTGGGTAAGCCCAGAATATTACCGTTCTCTCAATTTATGAACATGGTAGAACCGGATGCTTCTTCCAAACCGAAAGGCAAACTGGTTAAGACCACAGATTCCAATTTCCCTGGCTGCGACAAGTTAGTCATGGAAGGAGACATGATCAAAGGTTGTTACGAACCGTTTGAAGAAGGAGCAGCAAAGGCCCCTGTTCGTTTCGAGACCAGGATCGCTCCTATCGACAAAGAATTCCTTTCTTCTTTAAGAAAAACGAATATTGATCTGGAAGTAGTTCCTTCCGAAAACGGACACGGATTCGGAATGTTGAGTTCCTTCCTTCTGATCGCAGTGATCGGTATTTTCGTATTTTACTTTTTCATTATGCGCCAAGTTCAGTCTACAGGCAATAAGGCTTTCTCTTTCGGAAAATCTAAGGCTAAGATGACTGTGGATCCAAAGGTCAAAGTAAGTTTCGCAGACGTTGCAGGATGTGAAGAAGCCAAAACCGAATTGGTCGAAATTATAGAATTCTTAAAAGACCCTAAAAAATTCCAAGCTATGGGTGCAAGGATCCCAACCGGAGTTCTTTTAGTAGGTCCTCCGGGAACCGGTAAAACTCTACTTGCTAGAGCAGTTGCGGGAGAAGCTGGAGTACCATTCTTCAGTATCTCCGGTTCTGACTTCGTAGAAATGTTCGTGGGTGTGGGAGCTTCTCGCGTTAGAGATCTTTTCGAACAAGGTAAGAAAAATTCTCCATGTATCATCTTTATTGATGAGATCGATGCAGTGGGAAGATTGAGAGGAGCCGGATGGGGCGGTGGTCATGACGAAAGAGAGCAGACCCTAAACCAAATGCTGGTTGAGATGGACGGTTTCGAGAAGAACGAGGGTGTGATCGTAATGGCAGCTACTAACCGTGCTGACGTTTTAGATCCTGCGTTACTCAGACCGGGACGTTTCGACCGCCAAGTGATGGTAGATCTTCCTGACTTAGTAGGAAGAGAGCAGATCCTAAAAGTGCATTCTAGAAAAGTTCCTTTAACCAGCGATATCTCTTTGAATTCAATCGCAAGAGGAACCCCTGGATTTACAGGTGCGGATCTTTCTAACCTGATCAACGAGGCTGCTCTACTTGCTGCACGTAAGAATAAAAAACGTGTAACTCAAGAAGAATTAGAAGAGGCTCGCGACAAAGTGATGATGGGCCCTGAGCGTAGATCCTTCTTCATTTCCGAAAAGGAAAAAGAAGTGATCGCGTATCACGAAGCGGGTCACGCGATCTTAGGAACACTTCTGGCTTATACGGAGCCGGTTCACAAGGTTACCATCATTCCGAGAGGAAGAGCATTAGGTCTAACCCAGTCTCTTCCTACGGAAGACAAACATATTCATACTAAAGCGTATTGGCTGGATCAGATCGTAGTTTGTATGGGCGGGTTCATTGCAGAAGAGTTTAAGTTCAAAATGACTTCTACCGGTTCCAGCAATGATATCCAACAAGCTACTAATATCGCGAGAAGAATGGTCTGTGATTGGGGAATGTCCGAAAAACTGGGCACTATCAATTATGGAAGCGGCCACGAAAGTCCTTTCTTAGGAAGGGATATGGGCCAAAGTAATAAGGCTTATAGCGAAGAATTTGCCGCAATGATCGACAAAGAGATCAGAGGGATCGTTCAGACCTGCCTAGATAAGGGAAGAGAACTGGTCCGTAAGAACTCCACCAAGTTCGAAAATCTTGCTAAGGCACTTCTTGCAAAAGAAACGGTTTCTCACGATGAGTTGATGGCGATCGTTCATCCTGCTCACGAAGAAACTAAAAAGAAAACTGAACGTTCTAGCAAAAAGGAGAAGGCGGGAGAAATTCCTAATAAACCCGCATATTCTACCGGCATTGAATGA
- a CDS encoding EVE domain-containing protein — MKFWLFKTEPDVFSIDTLASSPGKTAPWEGVRGYGARNYLRDEIKKKDLILFYHSSTKPPHVAGLAEVVKEGYPDHFAFDKKHKYYDPKSDPQKPTWFMVDVKFKEKFSRPISLEELRSHGQLKGMVLLQPGGRLSIQPVSEEHFHYICKLAGAKSLPG, encoded by the coding sequence ATGAAATTCTGGCTTTTTAAGACCGAGCCCGACGTTTTTTCCATAGACACTTTGGCTTCTTCTCCCGGCAAAACAGCGCCTTGGGAGGGAGTCAGAGGTTACGGAGCGAGAAATTACCTAAGGGATGAAATCAAAAAAAAGGATCTCATCCTATTCTACCATAGCAGTACTAAACCTCCTCATGTAGCAGGACTTGCGGAAGTAGTCAAAGAAGGTTATCCGGATCATTTTGCTTTTGATAAGAAACATAAGTATTATGATCCAAAAAGTGATCCACAAAAACCGACCTGGTTCATGGTGGATGTGAAATTTAAGGAAAAATTTTCTCGCCCAATTTCGCTAGAAGAATTAAGATCCCACGGGCAACTAAAAGGAATGGTGCTTTTGCAGCCGGGTGGTAGACTTTCCATCCAACCGGTCAGCGAAGAACATTTTCATTATATTTGTAAATTGGCCGGGGCAAAAAGTCTTCCCGGTTAG
- a CDS encoding PP2C family protein-serine/threonine phosphatase: MNIFRKIRNISFILLILILGIGSLYSQEDVPVFPISGSMSGTPINKFTFIRKIRPGEVKTPTDLETGDWTRMDKDSLSFSFTDDQFLIKFKIQAPPKEGTISWYLVLNNPGMENLTVFKRVSGPQGWAWSELSRDMRMSYIQPAFLIETPPNKQEEFLIHASTRRSLVLNFQAWAPKEFAAHIQMENLFLGIFFGAIGIMLVYNGFLAFVVKDSSYFFYVLYLLFYGLWQMAVTGVGAQYLIPAPATSWNDYLTGFAFLSVAFSLLFTRSFLHMERETGWKNYAFLILSAFAILGFIASLFSSIYGPMIWAVSWYPFLAAVLVIYSAAIRLRRGYRPARYFLLAWSVLILFVLITALRNLSIIQDTELTHWSAQFGSLVEMTLLSFALADRIKTLEKDSLQARLENYESQLKLTEIEQELKIARELQESILPDRLPEVKNLKLSVRGEFASSVGGDFYDFQYLESGKLGIFLSDVSGHGVPAAIISSMVKLAFSIESRKNEDPAEVLRSINRSLSGKYGKHFITAAYLIIDPANGKVTYSNAGHPPIVAIDKESGETKEIFLPGWIMGMDPNLKNSVVEFQMKPGDRLIVYTDGITEARSKSGEIFGFQRFYKLLSDHMQSPGEKLGEDLFATVRSFTGNRKHFEDDLTFLVLDYLPIPDESGIKEITSSFSKS, translated from the coding sequence GTGAATATTTTCCGAAAAATTCGGAATATCAGCTTCATTCTGCTGATCCTCATCCTAGGTATAGGTTCTCTATACTCTCAGGAAGATGTTCCTGTTTTTCCGATCTCCGGTTCTATGTCCGGAACTCCCATAAATAAATTTACTTTTATCCGTAAGATCCGTCCGGGAGAAGTGAAAACTCCTACCGATTTGGAAACAGGTGACTGGACTAGAATGGATAAAGACAGTTTATCTTTCAGTTTCACCGATGATCAGTTTTTAATAAAGTTCAAGATACAAGCTCCTCCTAAAGAAGGAACAATCTCCTGGTATTTAGTTTTGAATAACCCGGGAATGGAAAACCTTACTGTCTTCAAAAGAGTATCGGGACCGCAAGGATGGGCCTGGTCCGAACTTTCCAGGGATATGAGGATGTCCTATATCCAACCTGCATTCTTAATAGAAACTCCTCCCAATAAACAGGAAGAATTTTTAATCCACGCTTCTACTAGAAGATCTCTGGTCCTGAATTTCCAAGCCTGGGCTCCTAAAGAATTCGCTGCTCATATCCAAATGGAGAATTTGTTCTTAGGGATTTTCTTTGGAGCGATCGGGATCATGCTAGTGTATAACGGATTCCTTGCATTTGTGGTAAAGGACTCCAGTTATTTCTTCTATGTTTTGTATTTATTGTTCTATGGACTTTGGCAGATGGCAGTCACTGGAGTCGGCGCTCAGTATCTGATCCCGGCTCCTGCAACTTCTTGGAATGATTATCTGACAGGTTTTGCGTTCTTGTCGGTTGCATTCTCTCTTTTATTCACTCGTTCCTTCTTACATATGGAAAGAGAGACCGGCTGGAAGAATTACGCATTCTTAATATTGTCTGCATTTGCGATTTTAGGATTTATCGCTTCTTTATTCTCCAGTATTTACGGGCCGATGATCTGGGCTGTGTCTTGGTATCCTTTCCTGGCTGCGGTTTTGGTGATCTATTCCGCTGCGATCCGTCTGAGAAGGGGATATCGACCTGCCCGTTATTTCCTATTGGCCTGGTCTGTTCTGATCCTTTTTGTTCTGATAACTGCTCTGAGGAACTTATCCATTATCCAGGATACGGAACTCACTCATTGGTCCGCTCAATTCGGTTCTTTGGTAGAGATGACACTTCTTTCTTTTGCTTTGGCGGATAGGATCAAAACATTAGAGAAGGATTCTCTTCAGGCTCGATTGGAAAATTACGAAAGCCAATTGAAGTTAACCGAGATAGAGCAGGAGCTTAAGATTGCGAGAGAATTACAAGAGTCCATTCTTCCCGATCGCCTGCCTGAAGTAAAAAATCTAAAACTTTCGGTAAGAGGGGAGTTCGCCAGCTCAGTGGGCGGAGACTTCTACGATTTCCAATATTTGGAATCCGGCAAGTTAGGTATCTTTTTATCAGATGTTTCCGGTCATGGTGTTCCTGCCGCGATCATTTCTTCCATGGTCAAGTTGGCATTCTCCATTGAATCCAGAAAGAATGAAGATCCTGCAGAAGTTTTAAGAAGTATTAATAGATCTTTAAGCGGTAAGTATGGAAAACATTTTATTACCGCGGCCTATCTTATAATCGATCCTGCAAATGGAAAGGTGACTTATTCTAACGCGGGGCATCCTCCGATTGTTGCAATAGATAAAGAATCAGGAGAGACCAAGGAAATATTTTTACCCGGCTGGATCATGGGAATGGATCCGAATCTAAAAAACTCCGTGGTTGAATTCCAAATGAAACCTGGAGATCGTTTGATCGTTTATACCGATGGGATCACGGAAGCCAGAAGTAAAAGTGGAGAAATTTTCGGGTTCCAGAGATTTTATAAATTATTAAGCGATCATATGCAATCGCCCGGGGAAAAACTCGGTGAGGATCTGTTTGCTACTGTGAGAAGTTTTACGGGGAATCGAAAACATTTCGAAGACGATCTAACTTTTCTCGTCCTGGATTATTTGCCGATCCCCGATGAGAGCGGGATTAAGGAAATTACTTCGAGCTTTTCAAAAAGCTGA
- a CDS encoding ribose-phosphate diphosphokinase: MSGSNIAVFSGSSNRTIANEICQELGIAPGKINLRKFSDGEIAVKIEENVRGRDVFVIQSTSAPANDNLMELLLIMDALRRASAKSISVVVPYYGYGRQDRKAEPRVPISARVVADLIETLGPTRVIVMDLHADQIQGFFKVPVDNLHFNPVLVEYILSKKFDDLVIVSPDSGGAERARSFGKKVNATLAIIDKRRPKANVSEVMNVIGEIEGKNCILLDDMIDTAGTICKAADALLKNGAKSVYCAATHGVLSGEAIDRLNSTPFTEVVLSNTIEIPESKKITKLKTLSVAPLFAAAIQRISTNQSVSDLFI, encoded by the coding sequence ATGAGCGGCTCTAATATCGCGGTTTTTTCAGGATCTTCCAATCGTACGATCGCAAATGAAATTTGCCAAGAGTTAGGAATAGCTCCGGGCAAGATCAATCTTCGCAAATTTTCCGACGGAGAAATTGCGGTTAAGATAGAAGAGAACGTAAGAGGAAGAGACGTATTCGTAATCCAATCTACTTCTGCTCCAGCAAACGATAACTTGATGGAATTACTTTTGATCATGGACGCACTCAGACGTGCTTCTGCAAAAAGTATTTCAGTAGTTGTTCCTTATTACGGTTACGGACGCCAAGATAGAAAAGCGGAACCAAGAGTTCCGATCTCCGCAAGAGTTGTAGCAGATCTAATCGAAACATTAGGACCGACAAGAGTGATCGTAATGGATCTTCATGCGGACCAGATCCAAGGTTTCTTCAAAGTGCCTGTGGATAATTTACATTTTAATCCAGTACTGGTAGAATACATCTTAAGCAAGAAATTCGATGACCTAGTCATCGTTTCTCCTGACTCTGGCGGCGCGGAAAGAGCCAGATCCTTCGGTAAAAAAGTGAACGCAACTTTAGCGATCATAGACAAAAGAAGACCGAAGGCAAACGTTTCCGAAGTGATGAATGTGATCGGAGAGATAGAAGGTAAGAATTGTATCCTTCTGGATGATATGATCGACACTGCAGGCACAATCTGCAAAGCGGCCGACGCTCTATTAAAGAATGGAGCTAAGTCTGTGTATTGTGCGGCTACTCACGGAGTTCTTTCCGGAGAAGCTATCGATCGTTTGAACTCTACTCCTTTCACTGAGGTCGTATTATCCAATACGATCGAGATCCCGGAGTCCAAAAAGATCACTAAGTTAAAAACTCTTTCGGTAGCTCCGTTATTCGCAGCTGCGATCCAGAGAATATCGACCAATCAATCGGTCAGCGACCTATTTATATAA